A genomic window from Tautonia rosea includes:
- a CDS encoding PadR family transcriptional regulator — MSELLTRLFFGGFVRMHILYHAVKEPIFGAEMIEELNRHGYQVGPGTLYPMLHQMLEAGFLTVSVETVNGKQRKYYRATSEGAQALEETKAKLRELVSEVLHDQLPDDTTHDPSVSDRDE, encoded by the coding sequence ATGAGCGAATTACTGACCAGGCTGTTTTTTGGTGGTTTTGTTCGGATGCACATTCTCTATCACGCCGTGAAGGAACCAATCTTTGGCGCAGAAATGATTGAGGAATTGAATCGGCATGGCTATCAGGTTGGTCCAGGAACGCTCTACCCGATGCTTCACCAGATGCTCGAAGCCGGATTCCTGACCGTCTCCGTCGAAACGGTCAATGGGAAGCAACGAAAATATTATCGAGCAACTTCGGAGGGAGCCCAGGCGCTCGAGGAGACCAAGGCGAAGCTTCGCGAACTGGTTTCCGAAGTGTTGCACGATCAACTCCCGGATGACACGACTCATGATCCTAGCGTTTCGGATCGCGACGAATGA
- a CDS encoding sulfurtransferase, producing the protein MQNPRLMLVMWLGLITPLMGVAEDNSNQIARLLSFDEVEARLDDSDFVLLDVRSREEYSAGHLPGALWVDAREVERMAGEPGGLQDIERWKSWIKRLGLAPDSAVYIYDANRQKDAARCWWLLGYLGVDEVGLINGGFPLWQSEGRPVSTESVSVEPRTFPISIRDDRHADRSTVLDAVNTGSAQVIDARSDGEFLGEVARSKRGGHVPTACQLEWNTLVDDEGRFLPEEIIRPRLKAIGLEPGKPVITHCQGGGRASVDAFVLQRLGYPSRNYYLGWSDWGNAEETPVATDFRP; encoded by the coding sequence ATGCAGAATCCGCGACTCATGCTCGTTATGTGGCTTGGTCTGATCACCCCACTCATGGGAGTGGCCGAGGACAATTCAAACCAGATCGCTCGGCTTCTCAGCTTCGACGAGGTGGAAGCCCGGCTTGATGATTCGGATTTTGTGTTGCTCGATGTAAGATCGCGCGAAGAGTACAGCGCCGGGCACCTGCCCGGGGCCCTGTGGGTTGATGCCCGAGAGGTTGAACGGATGGCGGGAGAGCCAGGAGGATTGCAGGACATCGAACGATGGAAGTCCTGGATCAAGCGACTTGGACTGGCTCCGGACTCCGCCGTCTATATCTACGACGCCAACCGCCAAAAAGATGCCGCACGGTGCTGGTGGCTGCTCGGATACCTGGGTGTCGATGAAGTTGGCCTCATCAACGGCGGCTTCCCGCTCTGGCAATCCGAAGGTCGACCCGTCTCGACCGAATCCGTCAGCGTCGAACCACGAACCTTTCCAATCTCAATCCGAGATGATCGGCATGCCGATCGATCCACAGTCCTCGACGCCGTGAATACCGGCTCGGCACAGGTCATTGATGCCCGGAGCGACGGCGAATTTCTCGGCGAGGTTGCCCGGTCGAAGCGAGGGGGGCACGTGCCAACCGCTTGCCAACTCGAATGGAACACTCTGGTTGACGATGAGGGCCGATTCCTTCCTGAGGAGATAATCCGCCCCCGATTGAAGGCGATCGGGCTCGAACCAGGAAAGCCGGTGATCACCCACTGTCAGGGGGGAGGACGAGCCTCTGTCGACGCCTTTGTGCTTCAACGTCTCGGATACCCAAGTAGGAACTATTATCTTGGCTGGTCCGACTGGGGGAACGCCGAAGAAACCCCCGTTGCGACCGATTTTCGTCCTTGA
- a CDS encoding CobW family GTP-binding protein, giving the protein MIEKLESAPKTRTNTTMAELQRIRTNLITGFLGTGKTTTINALIRQRPDAERWAVFVNEFGMVSVDHVLYEGQDPEIEIAELGGGCMCCSTAFLMPPLLARLIRTAKPHRLLIEPTGVGHPAAMIDQLRGEHFGHLLELGPTLCVIDPKDFANPRLQSSPMFFDQIQMADIIVINWTDTRDPALVRGCREWVEQFDPPKLFVQETSQGQIPLHWLDLEGSRVRLPRFQKAHDQERQASDVLHQSGHSASTVLIDAPPILGHPRRFENSDGLQHACGWIFHPDERFDRDALFDFLTRVGPILRLKGVFRCEDDWWAINRVKDETHLRPSTYRRDSRLEVILDEETRDWSEFESELLSSRQVPE; this is encoded by the coding sequence ATGATTGAAAAGCTTGAGTCCGCCCCAAAGACCCGGACCAACACCACAATGGCTGAGTTGCAACGGATTCGGACCAACCTGATCACGGGATTCCTTGGCACTGGCAAGACCACGACGATCAATGCCTTGATTCGACAGCGTCCCGACGCAGAACGTTGGGCCGTGTTTGTCAATGAATTCGGCATGGTGTCGGTCGATCATGTACTCTACGAAGGCCAGGATCCTGAGATTGAGATCGCCGAACTGGGAGGGGGCTGCATGTGCTGTTCAACGGCATTCCTGATGCCTCCCTTGCTGGCTCGGTTGATTCGAACTGCCAAACCGCATCGGCTCCTCATCGAACCGACAGGAGTTGGTCATCCCGCCGCGATGATCGATCAACTTCGCGGCGAGCACTTTGGCCATCTTCTCGAACTCGGCCCAACCCTCTGCGTGATCGATCCGAAGGACTTCGCCAATCCTCGACTCCAGTCGAGCCCCATGTTCTTCGATCAAATTCAGATGGCAGACATCATCGTCATCAATTGGACCGATACCCGAGACCCTGCACTCGTTCGAGGGTGTCGAGAATGGGTTGAACAGTTTGATCCGCCCAAACTGTTCGTTCAGGAGACGAGTCAAGGCCAGATCCCCCTCCATTGGCTTGATCTTGAGGGATCGAGAGTACGTCTTCCCCGCTTCCAGAAGGCCCATGACCAGGAGCGTCAGGCATCGGACGTGTTGCACCAGTCAGGCCATTCAGCATCCACTGTCCTGATCGACGCCCCTCCCATTCTGGGGCATCCCAGGAGATTCGAGAATTCCGATGGACTCCAGCATGCCTGCGGGTGGATCTTTCACCCGGACGAGCGATTCGATCGGGACGCGCTGTTCGATTTCCTCACCCGAGTCGGACCGATTCTTCGTCTCAAAGGAGTATTTCGATGCGAGGATGATTGGTGGGCAATCAATCGCGTGAAAGACGAAACACACCTTCGACCATCAACGTATCGCCGTGATAGTCGTCTTGAAGTGATCCTTGATGAAGAGACTCGGGATTGGTCCGAGTTCGAGTCGGAGCTACTCTCGTCTCGGCAGGTTCCCGAGTAG
- a CDS encoding serine hydrolase domain-containing protein, with product MVTRRSLLQTGGLAAWGLPLLTTIQANTDPREAAAEVLAQATASGQVSAATLCVCQHEEQFLRHFGTAQSVNDLFLLGSISKPIAVAAVMTLFDQGAFSLDDPARTYLPEFSGQGRETITIRHLLTHVSGLPDQLPENNDVRARHAPLQEFVERALRTPLLFEPGTRYGYSSMAILLATEIARRISGIETATLLDQTVFQPLGMKHSSLGLGRFPIEAVTPCQTELAAPESGVGDSKARSWDWNSVYWRSLGAPWGGAHASAPDVARFLAEFLLEEGKVVRPETARAMTQNQRADENPPRGLGFALGSSLGGKGCSNQTFGHTGSTGTLAWADPRSQTICVILTTLPGRAAEPHPRTIASDHLTSAFC from the coding sequence ATGGTAACACGTCGATCGCTTCTCCAGACCGGTGGGCTGGCCGCATGGGGGCTCCCGCTCCTCACCACAATCCAGGCGAATACTGACCCACGCGAGGCCGCTGCGGAAGTGCTGGCTCAGGCAACTGCAAGTGGGCAGGTAAGTGCAGCAACCCTCTGTGTCTGCCAGCACGAAGAGCAGTTCCTCCGTCACTTCGGGACGGCCCAGTCCGTCAACGATCTGTTCCTCCTGGGCTCGATCTCGAAGCCCATCGCGGTGGCTGCGGTCATGACGCTCTTTGACCAGGGGGCGTTTTCTCTTGATGACCCGGCTCGAACGTACCTTCCGGAGTTCTCTGGGCAAGGACGGGAAACGATTACCATCCGCCATCTGCTGACTCACGTCTCGGGACTGCCCGATCAACTTCCAGAAAACAATGACGTCCGCGCCCGACATGCCCCGCTACAAGAGTTCGTCGAGAGGGCTCTCCGAACCCCGCTCCTCTTCGAACCTGGCACGCGTTACGGCTACTCGAGCATGGCAATCTTGCTGGCGACCGAGATCGCTCGACGCATCAGCGGGATCGAGACCGCGACTCTGCTGGATCAAACCGTCTTCCAGCCGCTCGGCATGAAGCACTCGTCCCTGGGGCTTGGTCGCTTTCCGATCGAAGCCGTGACGCCGTGTCAAACCGAACTTGCGGCTCCAGAATCTGGCGTGGGTGATTCGAAAGCGCGCAGCTGGGACTGGAACAGTGTCTACTGGCGAAGCCTGGGAGCCCCCTGGGGAGGGGCTCACGCCTCGGCTCCCGACGTAGCACGGTTCCTGGCTGAATTCCTACTTGAGGAGGGGAAGGTGGTCCGTCCCGAAACGGCTCGTGCAATGACCCAGAATCAACGGGCAGACGAGAATCCTCCTCGCGGTCTCGGCTTCGCTCTTGGATCGAGTCTTGGGGGAAAAGGCTGCTCCAATCAGACCTTCGGTCACACGGGATCAACAGGAACGCTTGCCTGGGCCGATCCCAGGTCGCAGACAATCTGCGTCATTTTGACAACCTTGCCAGGTCGAGCTGCCGAGCCCCACCCCCGTACCATCGCCTCGGATCACTTGACCAGCGCCTTCTGTTGA